One region of Mangifera indica cultivar Alphonso chromosome 3, CATAS_Mindica_2.1, whole genome shotgun sequence genomic DNA includes:
- the LOC123210352 gene encoding beta-carotene isomerase D27, chloroplastic isoform X2, translating to MAVLSLQVVQLPSPQHHLLLKRQRTGSFIRCGIAEPSGEPAPLGQKTKYNDGFFEKAFMTLFARKMEKFAAPVKSGTEFKKKGWFDYDYESFVDVSKRVMQGRSRMQQQEVVREVLLSMLPPGAPAQFRKLFPPTKWAAEFNAALTVPFFHWLVGPSEVVEVEVNGEKQRSGVFIKKCRYLENSGCVGMCVNMCKIPTQDFFTNEFGLPLTMIPNFEDMSCEMVYGQAPPPFEEDPVSTQPCFADICSMANPNSPVCHKLQG from the exons aTGGCGGTTTTAAGCCTCCAAGTAGTTCAGCTTCCTTCTCCTCAACATCATCTGTTATTAAAAAGACAACGAACTGGAAGCTTTATCCGTTGTGGCATTGCTGAGCCGTCCGGGGAGCCAGCTCCCTTAGGACAGAAAACAAAGTACAATGATGGGTTCTTTGAGAAGGCCTTTATGACATTATTTGCACGCAAGATGGAGAAGTTTGCAGCTCCAGTGAAATCTGGGACGGAATTTAAGAAAAAGGGTTGGTTTGATTATGACTACGAGAGTTTTGTGGATGTTTCAAAGAGAGTAATGCAAGGAAGGTCAAGAATGCAGCAACAAGAAGTGGTTAGGGAAGTGCTCTTGTCCATGCTCCCTCCAGGTGCGCCAGCTCAG TTCAGAAAATTATTTCCACCAACAAAGTGGGCTGCAGAATTCAATGCTGCATTGACAGTGCCTTTCTTCCACTGGTTAGTTGGACCTTCTGAG GTTGTGGAAGTTGAGGTAAACGGAGAGAAGCAAAGAAGTGGAGTTTTTATAAAGAAGTGCAG GTACCTGGAGAATAGTGGTTGTGTTGGAATGTGTGTAAATATGTGCAAGATTCCTACTCAAGATTTCTTCACCAATGAATTTGGTCTTCCCTTGACCATGATTCCCA ATTTTGAAGATATGAGTTGTGAAATGGTATATGGCCAAGCTCCTCCCCCATTTGAAGAGGATCCAGTATCCACCCAGCCCTGTTTTGCAGACATAT GTTCAATGGCAAACCCCAACTCCCCTGTTTGTCATAAATTGCAAGGTTGA
- the LOC123210352 gene encoding beta-carotene isomerase D27, chloroplastic isoform X1 has protein sequence MAVLSLQVVQLPSPQHHLLLKRQRTGSFIRCGIAEPSGEPAPLGQKTKYNDGFFEKAFMTLFARKMEKFAAPVKSGTEFKKKGWFDYDYESFVDVSKRVMQGRSRMQQQEVVREVLLSMLPPGAPAQFRKLFPPTKWAAEFNAALTVPFFHWLVGPSEVVEVEVNGEKQRSGVFIKKCRYLENSGCVGMCVNMCKIPTQDFFTNEFGLPLTMIPKFRLYLSADFEDMSCEMVYGQAPPPFEEDPVSTQPCFADICSMANPNSPVCHKLQG, from the exons aTGGCGGTTTTAAGCCTCCAAGTAGTTCAGCTTCCTTCTCCTCAACATCATCTGTTATTAAAAAGACAACGAACTGGAAGCTTTATCCGTTGTGGCATTGCTGAGCCGTCCGGGGAGCCAGCTCCCTTAGGACAGAAAACAAAGTACAATGATGGGTTCTTTGAGAAGGCCTTTATGACATTATTTGCACGCAAGATGGAGAAGTTTGCAGCTCCAGTGAAATCTGGGACGGAATTTAAGAAAAAGGGTTGGTTTGATTATGACTACGAGAGTTTTGTGGATGTTTCAAAGAGAGTAATGCAAGGAAGGTCAAGAATGCAGCAACAAGAAGTGGTTAGGGAAGTGCTCTTGTCCATGCTCCCTCCAGGTGCGCCAGCTCAG TTCAGAAAATTATTTCCACCAACAAAGTGGGCTGCAGAATTCAATGCTGCATTGACAGTGCCTTTCTTCCACTGGTTAGTTGGACCTTCTGAG GTTGTGGAAGTTGAGGTAAACGGAGAGAAGCAAAGAAGTGGAGTTTTTATAAAGAAGTGCAG GTACCTGGAGAATAGTGGTTGTGTTGGAATGTGTGTAAATATGTGCAAGATTCCTACTCAAGATTTCTTCACCAATGAATTTGGTCTTCCCTTGACCATGATTCCCA aattcCGATTGTATTTATCTGCAGATTTTGAAGATATGAGTTGTGAAATGGTATATGGCCAAGCTCCTCCCCCATTTGAAGAGGATCCAGTATCCACCCAGCCCTGTTTTGCAGACATAT GTTCAATGGCAAACCCCAACTCCCCTGTTTGTCATAAATTGCAAGGTTGA
- the LOC123212445 gene encoding GDSL esterase/lipase At5g41890 has protein sequence METSKISKCLFSVILVISSFHVWPCVSFISFVFGDSLVDAGNNDYLFTLSKADSPPYGIDFKPSGGRPTGRFTNGLTIPDIIGQSLGAKSFPPPYLAPDTRADTILKGINYASGASGILDETGFLFIGRVPLREQVNYFEQSRNYMVKVMGENRTQKFLKKAIFSITIGSNDLINYIQPVPFFLGKRTSITMFQDFMVSNLTVQLKRLHELGARKFVVVGVGPLGCIPFVRALKLLPRGQCSTEVNKIIKGYNNKLTAELNRLNLEMGPETIFVYANSYDIAMSIIINYRKYGFENADQPCCGGYFPPFVCFKGNDRNDTSVLCDDRSKYVFWDAYHPTEAANIIMARKLLDGDESISFPINIRELYDYNL, from the exons ATGGAGACCTCCAAGATTTCAAAGTGTTTATTTTCTGTAATTCTTGTGATTTCATCCTTTCATGTATGGCCATGTGTTTCCTTCATTTCATTTGTGTTTGGGGACTCGTTGGTTGATGCTGGAAACAATGACTATCTCTTCACTCTCTCGAAGGCTGATTCGCCTCCTTATGGCATCGATTTCAAGCCTTCTGGAGGTCGACCCACTGGAAGATTCACCAATGGACTAACAATACCAGACATTATAG GTCAATCTCTTGGAGCCAAATCGTTTCCACCACCTTATCTAGCCCCAGACACTCGGGCTGATACCATTCTCAAAGGAATAAATTACGCTTCTGGAGCTTCAGGAATTTTGGATGAAACTGGATTTTTATTC ATAGGAAGAGTTCCATTACGAGAACAGGTAAATTATTTCGAGCAAAGTAGAAATTATATGGTGAAGGTTATGGGTGAAAATCGTACACAGAAGTTCCTTAAGAAGGCGATATTCTCTATCACAATTGGGTCCAACGATTTAATCAACTACATCCAACCAGTAcccttttttttgggtaaaaggACTTCTATAACAATGTTTCAGGATTTCATGGTTTCAAACTTGACCGTTCAGCTTAAG AGACTCCACGAATTGGGTGCTAGAAAATTTGTTGTTGTTGGGGTTGGACCTCTGGGTTGCATTCCATTTGTTCGTGCACTCAAGCTACTTCCAAGAGGGCAATGCTCGACTGAGgtgaataaaataatcaaaggaTACAATAATAAGCTAACTGCGGAGCTCAATCGTTTAAATCTAGAGATGGGACCTGAAACTATCTTTGTATATGCAAACTCGTATGATATTGCCATGAgtatcataattaattacagAAAATATG GATTTGAGAATGCCGATCAACCATGTTGCGGCGGATACTTTCCTCCATTTGTTTGCTTCAAGGGGAATGATCGAAACGACACTTCTGTTTTGTGTGATGACCGATCAAAGTATGTGTTTTGGGATGCGTATCATCCCACAGAAGCTGCAAATATCATAATGGCAAGAAAGTTACTCGATGGTGATGAAAGCATTAGCTTTCCGATAAACATTCGTGAGCTTTACGATTATAATTTGTAG